One genomic region from Panicum virgatum strain AP13 unplaced genomic scaffold, P.virgatum_v5 scaffold_1427, whole genome shotgun sequence encodes:
- the LOC120693994 gene encoding uncharacterized protein LOC120693994 — MLLNYRPSTPPLADADHHLPNTPQHCLGELPSFCCRKSGNEPFAARVVLAAVDWTSARRTCTKEWLKNPMSIALLLWLLCVGVSGGMLVLLLLGLLDGAFPAPAERKRWVEINNQVLNALFTLMSIYQHPALCHHLFLLCRWRPHDAADLRAAYCKSAAPRAGERAHMAVVVALLHLTVACQYVLCGFYWGYTKTTRPELGEDGFLVLGVVAPVAAAVYTMCSPLGKDGHELGCSNSVSKTQSQMQPTSSGHGHVVVIEPEWAGGMFDFGGGDTSSAWCLSLPCTFFCVFGWNLERLGFGNAYVHAVTFALLCLAPLWVLGVSALHIRDRVIGDMVGGAGVVLCACGLLYGGYWRIQMRKRFGLPGSRACCGSKSLTDYVRWLLCWPCALAQEVRTANLYHVDGEILYSKVDDGGHEERQPLLLVPCSDDHDETTTMAPPVVHQVVVVQVEDEKPDECSSVLHSETVNSSIPTSVMLRKEYESLSESSRAMLNDYDRRLSSAGNWRLEKVKKLINMVTLLSLLIILYTRGIIL; from the coding sequence ATGCTCCTCAACTACCGACCTTCCACGCCGCCACTCGCCGACGCCGACCACCACCTCCCCAACACGCCGCAGCACTGCCTCGGGGAACTCCCCTCCTTTTGCTGCCGGAAATCCGGCAACGAACCATTCGCTGCCCGCGTCGTTCTGGCCGCCGTCGACTGGACCTCTGCCCGCCGGACGTGCACCAAGGAGTGGCTCAAGAATCCCATGAGCATTGCGCTGCTGCTCTGGCTGCTCTGCGTCGGCGTCTCCGGCGGCATGCTGGTGCTCCTCCTCCTGGGCCTGCTCGACGGGGCgttcccggcgccggcggaaAGGAAGCGCTGGGTCGAGATCAACAACCAGGTCCTCAACGCGCTCTTCACGCTGATGAGCATCTACCAGCACCCCGCGCTCTGCCaccatctcttcctcctctgccgctGGCGCCCCCACGACGCCGCCGACCTCCGCGCCGCCTACTGCaagagcgccgcgccgcgcgccggcgagcgcgcgcacATGGCCGTCGTCGTGGCGCTGCTGCATCTCACCGTCGCGTGCCAGTACGTGCTCTGCGGCTTCTACTGGGGGTACACCAAGACCACCAGGCCCGAGCTCGGCGAGGACGGCTTCCTCGTGCTCGGCGTCGTCGCGCCGGTCGCCGCTGCCGTGTACACCATGTGCAGTCCCTTGGGCAAAGACGGCCACGAGCTCGGCTGCTCCAATTCAGTCTCGAAGACACAGTCACAAATGCAGCCCACCTCCAGTGGGCATGGGCACGTCGTCGTGATCGAGCCCGAGTGGGCCGGCGGCATGTTCGatttcggcggcggcgacacgtCGTCGGCCTGGTGCCTCTCCCTGCCGTGCACCTTCTTCTGCGTGTTCGGGTGGAACTTGGAGAGGCTGGGTTTCGGCAACGCGTACGTGCACGCCGTCACGTTCGCGCTGCTGTGCTTGGCGCCGCTCTGGGTGCTGGGCGTCTCGGCGCTGCACATCCGCGACCGCGTCATCGGTGACAtggtcggcggcgccggcgtggtTCTCTGCGCCTGCGGGCTGCTCTACGGCGGCTACTGGAGGATCCAGATGCGGAAGAGATTTGGCCTTCCGGGGAGCAGGGCGTGCTGCGGCTCCAAGTCGCTGACGGACTACGTGCGGTGGCTCTTGTGCTGGCCGTGCGCGCTGGCACAGGAGGTGCGCACGGCCAACCTCTATCACGTCGACGGCGAGATCCTCTACTCCAAGGTGGATGACGGTGGCCACGAGGAGAGGCAGCCGTTGCTCCTAGTTCCCTGCAGTGATGATCATGACGAAACCACGACGATGGCTCCACCGGTGGTTCATCAGGTTGTAGTGGTTCAAGTCGAGGATGAAAAACCTGACGAATGCAGCAGCGTTCTTCACAGTGAGACGGTCAATTCTTCGATTCCAACATCGGTGATGCTGAGGAAGGAGTATGAATCTTTGTCAGAGTCGAGCCGAGCAATGTTGAATGATTATGATCGTAGATTATCATCTGCTGGAAATTGGAGGCTGGAGAAGGTGAAGAAGCTCATCAATATGGTGACTCTGCTGTCGCTGCTCATTATTTTGTACACAAGGGGAATTATTCTCTAG
- the LOC120693983 gene encoding putative pentatricopeptide repeat-containing protein At3g08820 — MSDAAAAVGRLLTGNTHHPPLTVKLLHARLLRLHLLADLSPLLLRALSSTGLHLHALRLHSLLPNPSHLTFPFALKAASRLPDQHSAGLQLHGRSLKLPCHSNPHVLTSLLSFYARCGLLRDAHKAFDEMPHPSTVSWTALITAYMDAGRVQEAVGVARKAFLSGMRPDSFTAVRVLTACARVTDLVTGEAVWRAVGQEGIAGNVFVATAALDLYVKCGEMHKARAVFDNMRNKDAVAWGAMVGGYASSGHPREALELFFTMQAEGMTPECYTVAGALSACTRLGALDLGRRAARMVHWDEVLDNPVLGTALIDMYAKCGSTAEAWMVFQQMTKRDIIVWNAMILGLGMTGHEKIAFALVCQMEKSGMTLNDNTFIGLLCSCTHTGLVKDGRRYFHNMTQSYRISPRVEHYGCMVDLLSRAGLLEEAHQLIQDMPMQPNAVIWGALLGGCKIHRDAALAEHALKKLILLEPWNSGNYVMLSNIYSNSGRWEDAAKLRLEMKARGVEKVPASSWVELDGKVHEFHVGDKSHPLSDKIYEKLDELGMEMKIMGYKPTTEVVMFDIEDEEKEHTLVHHSEKIAIAFSLVTTEPGETIRVTKNLRVCSDCHTAIRLISRITNREIIVRDNNRFHCFRDGYCSCNDYW; from the coding sequence ATGTCGGACGCTGCCGCCGCAGTTGGCCGCCTCCTCACCGGCAACACCCACCACCCACCGCTCACGGTCAAGCTCCTCCACGCCCGCCTCCTCCGACTCCACCTCCTCGCCGACCTCtccccgctcctcctccgcgctcTCTCTTCCACCGGCCTGCACCTCCACGCCCTCCGCCTCCACTCCCTCCTCCCCAACCCATCCCACCTCACCTTCCCCTTCGCGCTCAAGGCcgcctcccgcctccccgaCCAGCACTCCGCCGGCCTCCAGCTCCATGGCCGCTCCCTCAAGCTCCCCTGCCACTCCAACCCCCACGTCCTCACCTCCCTCCTCAGCTTCTACGCAAGATGCGGCCTCCTGCGCGACGCCCACAAGGCGTTCGACGAAATGCCCCACCCCAGCACCGTTTCATGGACCGCGCTCATCACCGCCTACATGGACGCCGGGCGCGTACAGGAAGCCGTTGGAGTCGCAAGGAAGGCGTTCTTGAGTGGCATGCGTCCTGACAGCTTCACGGCCGTCCGTGTCCTGACTGCCTGCGCTCGCGTCACCGATTTGGTAACTGGGGAGGCAGTGTGGAGGGCGGTGGGGCAGGAGGGGATCGCGGGGAATGTGTTCGTGGCAACTGCGGCATTGGACCTGTATGTCAAATGCGGGGAGATGCACAAGGCAAGGGCGGTGTTTGACAACATGCGGAACAAGGATGCGGTGGCCTGGGGCGCTATGGTTGGTGGATACGCCTCTAGTGGGCATCCGCGGGAGGCTCTGGAACTGTTCTTTACCATGCAGGCAGAGGGAATGACGCCAGAATGTTACACAGTGGCCGGGGCACTCTCTGCATGCACAAGGTTAGGTGCTTTGGATTTGGGACGGCGAGCAGCCAGAATGGTGCACTGGGATGAGGTTCTTGACAACCCAGTCCTGGGGACTGCACTGATCGATATGTATGCCAAGTGTGGGAGCACAGCTGAGGCGTGGATGGTGTTCCAGCAGATGACGAAGAGGGACATCATTGTTTGGAACGCAATGATCTTGGGGCTTGGCATGACTGGCCATGAGAAGATTGCGTTTGCCCTTGTTTGTCAGATGGAGAAGTCAGGTATGACACTGAATGATAATACCTTCATTGGACTGCTCTGCAGCTGTACGCATACTGGCCTTGTGAAGGATGGGCGGCGGTATTTTCACAACATGACTCAGTCATACCGTATAAGCCCTAGGGTTGAGCACTATGGTTGTATGGTCGACCTGCTCAGTCGTGCGGGGTTGCTGGAGGAGGCTCATCAGCTGATTCAGGACATGCCAATGCAGCCAAATGCAGTTATATGGGGGGCactccttggtggttgcaagaTCCACCGTGATGCTGCCCTTGCTGAACATGCATTGAAGAAGCTCATCCTGCTCGAGCCATGGAATTCTGGAAACTATGTCATGCTCTCTAACATATATTCTAACAGTGGAAGATGGGAAGATGCGGCAAAGCTCAGGTTGGAAATGAAGGCAAGGGGGGTTGAGAAGGTCCCTGCATCTAGCTGGGTTGAACTCGATGGTAAGGTCCACGAGTTCCATGTCGGAGACAAGTCACATCCCCTCTCAGATAAAATTTATGAAAAGCTTGATGAATTAGGCATGGAAATGAAGATCATGGGTTATAAACCGACTACTGAGGTGGTGATGTTTGACATTGAAGACGAGGAGAAGGAGCACACTCTAGTGCATCACAGTGAGAAGATTGCCATTGCATTTAGCCTTGTCACCACTGAACCAGGCGAAACTATAAGGGTCACAAAAAACCTCCGAGTTTGCAGTGACTGCCACACCGCCATCAGGCTCATATCTAGGATAACCAATCGTGAAATTATTGTTCGAGATAACAATCGATTTCATTGCTTTAGAGATGGTTATTGTTCTTGCAATGACTATTGGTAG
- the LOC120693984 gene encoding probable protein phosphatase 2C 73 — translation MGICCSKAKAPAGDLDDGEQGFPWMHDDLFHHHLWTSAAVSMHTKQGWKGANQDAMTVSQDFAGHKGHIFCGVFDGHGPLGREVAHHVRDTLPLKLSSALKPKTEEDPSTHTSKLTTEEDHSSNTDLHSCDKSDSTSFSDDTTDEKLLLSTWKNIFVKAFDQVDEELRQHSRIDCICSGTTAVTVVRQGDHLIIANLGDSRAVLCTRDSKDRLIPVQLTTDLKPDLPSELARILNCKGRVFAMDDEPDVPRMWLPDQDAPGLAMARAFGDFCLKNHGLICTPEVYYRKLSEKDELLVLATDGIWDVLSNKEVVKTVSSGSDPSNAARQLIDRAVRAWRRKYPTSMVDDCAVVCLFLKQPAADEKAPQAVSSLSNSKVVVSGEASEEGTTTVWRALEGVARANSVMRLPRMGRVLSWRRRSSSSLMDEDQDDRE, via the exons ATGGGGATCTGCTGCAGCAAGGCCAAGGCGCCAGCAGGGGacctcgacgacggcgagcaaggCTTCCCATGGATGCACGACGACCTGTTCCACCACCACCTCTggaccagcgccgccgtctcCATGCACACCAAGCAAGGATGGAAGGGTGCCAACCAGGATGCCATGACCGTCTCCCAG GACTTTGCTGGCCACAAAGGCCACATCTTCTGCGGGGTATTTGATGGGCATGGCCCTCTTGGCCGAGAAGTCGCTCACCATGTCCGCGACACCCTTCCCTTGAAACTATCCTCTGCTTTGAAGCCCAAAACTGAAGAAGATCCCTCAACCCATACTTCCAAGCTCACAACTGAAGAAGACCACTCAAGCAATACAGATTTGCATTCCTGTGACAAGTCAGACTCCACCTCGTTTAGTGATGATACAACCGATGAGAAGCTCCTGTTGTCCACTTGGAAGAACATATTTGTCAAGGCATTTGACCAGGTGGATGAGGAGCTCAGGCAACACTCAAGAATTGACTGCATTTGCAGTGGCACCACAGCAGTCACTGTTGTTAGGCAG GGTGATCACTTGATTATAGCCAATTTGGGTGACTCGCGTGCTGTTCTTTGTACCCGGGACAGCAAGGACCGTTTGATTCCAGTCCAACTCACCACTGACTTGAAGCCAGATCTTCCAA GTGAACTCGCAAGGATTCTGAATTGCAAGGGGCGAGTTTTCGCCATGGATGACGAACCAGACGTGCCCAGAATGTGGTTGCCAGACCAGGATGCACCAGGCCTTGCCATGGCAAGGGCCTTTGGGGACTTCTGCCTGAAGAACCATGGCCTTATTTGTACACCTGAAGTTTACTACAGGAAGTTATCTGAGAAGGATGAGTTATTGGTGCTTGCAACTGATGGG ATTTGGGACGTGCTGTCGAACAAGGAGGTGGTGAAGACGGTGTCTTCAGGCAGCGACCCATCCAACGCGGCGAGGCAGCTGATCGACCGTGCTGTCCGAGCATGGCGGCGCAAGTACCCGACGTCCATGGTGGACGACTGCGCGGTGGTGTGCCTCTTCTTGAAGCAGCCGGCGGCCGACGAGAAGGCGCCTCAGGCGGTGTCGTCGTTGAGCAATAGCAAGGTTGTTGTGAGCGGCGAGGCGTCAGAGGAGGGGACGACGACAGTGTGGAGAGCACTGGAGGGTGTGGCGCGGGCGAACTCGGTGATGAGGCTGCCGCGGATGGGGCGCGTGCTCAGCTGGCGGAGGCGGTCATCGAGTTCGCTCATGGATGAAGACCAAGACGACCGGGAATAA